A single Lathamus discolor isolate bLatDis1 chromosome 16, bLatDis1.hap1, whole genome shotgun sequence DNA region contains:
- the UBE2J2 gene encoding ubiquitin-conjugating enzyme E2 J2, with protein sequence MSNNSNKRAPTTATQRLKQDYLRIKKDPVPYICAEPLPSNILEWHYVVRGPEMTPYEGGYYHGKLIFPREFPFKPPSIYMITPNGRFKCNTRLCLSITDFHPDTWNPAWSVSTILTGLLSFMVEKGPTLGSIETSEFTKRQLAAQSLAFNLKDKVFCELFPEVVEEIKQKQKAQEELSNRPPSLPLPDVVPDGEAHYGQNGIPLLNGHVPLAPANHPGLQQANRNHGLLGGALANLFVIVGFAAFAYTVKYVLRSIAQE encoded by the exons ATGAGCAACAACAGTAATAAGAGAGCACCAACAACAGCAACACAGAGACTTAAACAAGACTACCTTCGAATTAAGAAGGATCCAGTGCCTTACATCTGTGCAGAGCCCCTCCCATCTAATATCCTTGAATG GCACTATGTTGTACGAGGACCTGAGATGACTCCTTATGAAG GTGGCTATTATCATGGGAAACTAATATTCCCCAGAGAATTTCCTTTTAAACCTCCTAGTATTTATATGATTACACCTAATGGAAGGTTCAAGTGTAATACAAG GTTGTGTCTTTCAATCACTGATTTCCACCCGGATACATGGAATCCAGCTTGGTCAGTCTCAACGATCTTGACGGGCCTTCTTAGCTTTATGGTGGAAAAGGGCCCCACACTGGGCAGCATAGAGACATCAGAGTTCACG AAAAGACAGCTTGCTGCCCAGAGCttagcatttaatttaaaagataaagtCTTCTGTGAGCTCTTCCCTGAAGTGGTGGAG gagattaaacaaaaacagaaagcacaagAAGAACTCAGCAACAGacctccatccctccctttaCCAGATGTTGTTCCTGATGGGGAAGCACACTACGGGCAGAATGGAATACCCCTTCTGAATGGGCATGTACCGTTGGCACCTGCCAATCATCCAGGTCTCCAACAGGCCAACCGTAACCATGGACTTTTAGGTGGAGCTTTGGCGAACTTGTTTGTCATAGTTGGTTTTGCAGCCTTTGCCTACACAGTCAAGTATGTACTGAGAAGCATAGCCCAAGAATGA
- the C1QTNF12 gene encoding adipolin isoform X2, translating to MKGCTWVFVATLLCQQFCLFRVTAAKRERKMKKEPNQYTEPFNATLSNSEELHGHPKILESPDPRITDPRRTWISFVHRPDDGNTSKRKCKGKDKKLRGLVGPPGPPGPQGPPGAPGAEVTREVLLQEFKEILKEAIERRASLAISAHPSQLPPLLFSLEEVSAHRRVEEAFHCKLKGQVVVDKKTLVELQNFQSPLAKGAFLRGTGLNLATGRFTAPVSGIYQFSANIHVDHSELKSKVQLRARDNVRVLICIESLCHRYTSLEVIAGLESNSKIFTIYVHGLLQLQAGQYTSIFVDNSAGAPITIQNGSDFMGMLMGA from the exons ATGAAGGGGTGCACCTGGGTATTTGTGGCAACTTTACTTTGTCAGCAGTTTTGCCTCTTCAGAGTTACAGCAGCAAAGAGAGAGCgaaagatgaagaaagagcCTAATCAGTACACAGAGCCCTTCAATGCCACCCTCTCGAACAGTGAGGAGCTGCACGGGCATCCCAAG ATCCTAGAATCTCCAGATCCTCGAATCACAGACCCACGGCGGACCTGGATCTCCTTTGTTCACCGCCCAGATGATGGCAACACGtctaaaaggaaatgcaaaggcAAAGACAAGAAACTG CGTGGCCTTGTTGGGCCCCCAGGACCTCCTGGTCCCCAGGGACCTCCAGGAGCACCTGGTGCTGAAGTCACCCGGGAAGTCCTTCTGCAGGAGTTTAAGGAGATACTGAAAG aagCCATTGAGCGCCGAGCATCCCTGGCTATTTCAGCCCATCCTAGTCAGCTGCCTCCCCTCCTGTTCTCTTTGGAGGAAGTTTCGGCCCACAGACGTGTCGAGGAGGCATTCCACTGCAAGCTAAAAGGACAAGTCGTTGTAGACAAGAAGACCCTGGTAGAACTTCAGAATTTCCAGTCG CCTCTGGCCAAAGGCGCTTTCCTCCGGGGGACAGGATTGAACCTGGCAACAGGGCGTTTCACAGCACCCGTGTCCGGCATCTACCAGTTTTCAGCCAACATCCACGTTG ATCACAGTGAGCTGAAGAGTAAAGTCCAACTCCGAGCCAGAGACAACGTCCGAGTGCTGATCTGCATCGAATCTTTGTGCCACCGATACAC GTCTTTGGAAGTCATTGCTGGTCTGGAAAGCAACAGCAAGATCTTCACTATCTACGTCCATGGCTTACTGCAGCTGCAG GCTGGCCAGTATACCTCCATATTTGTGGACAACAGCGCTGGAGCTCCCATCACCATCCAGAATGGATCTGATTTCATGGGCATGTTAATGGGTGCATAG
- the C1QTNF12 gene encoding adipolin isoform X1, translating to MKGCTWVFVATLLCQQFCLFRVTAAKRERKMKKEPNQYTEPFNATLSNSEELHGHPKILESPDPRITDPRRTWISFVHRPDDGNTSKRKCKGKDKKLRGLVGPPGPPGPQGPPGAPGAEVTREVLLQEFKEILKEAIERRASLAISAHPSQLPPLLFSLEEVSAHRRVEEAFHCKLKGQVVVDKKTLVELQNFQSVRRDYRLNLCNSTAATPLAKGAFLRGTGLNLATGRFTAPVSGIYQFSANIHVDHSELKSKVQLRARDNVRVLICIESLCHRYTSLEVIAGLESNSKIFTIYVHGLLQLQAGQYTSIFVDNSAGAPITIQNGSDFMGMLMGA from the exons ATGAAGGGGTGCACCTGGGTATTTGTGGCAACTTTACTTTGTCAGCAGTTTTGCCTCTTCAGAGTTACAGCAGCAAAGAGAGAGCgaaagatgaagaaagagcCTAATCAGTACACAGAGCCCTTCAATGCCACCCTCTCGAACAGTGAGGAGCTGCACGGGCATCCCAAG ATCCTAGAATCTCCAGATCCTCGAATCACAGACCCACGGCGGACCTGGATCTCCTTTGTTCACCGCCCAGATGATGGCAACACGtctaaaaggaaatgcaaaggcAAAGACAAGAAACTG CGTGGCCTTGTTGGGCCCCCAGGACCTCCTGGTCCCCAGGGACCTCCAGGAGCACCTGGTGCTGAAGTCACCCGGGAAGTCCTTCTGCAGGAGTTTAAGGAGATACTGAAAG aagCCATTGAGCGCCGAGCATCCCTGGCTATTTCAGCCCATCCTAGTCAGCTGCCTCCCCTCCTGTTCTCTTTGGAGGAAGTTTCGGCCCACAGACGTGTCGAGGAGGCATTCCACTGCAAGCTAAAAGGACAAGTCGTTGTAGACAAGAAGACCCTGGTAGAACTTCAGAATTTCCAGTCGGTGAGAAGGGATTACAGACTGAACCTGTGCAACTCCACAGCAGCCACT CCTCTGGCCAAAGGCGCTTTCCTCCGGGGGACAGGATTGAACCTGGCAACAGGGCGTTTCACAGCACCCGTGTCCGGCATCTACCAGTTTTCAGCCAACATCCACGTTG ATCACAGTGAGCTGAAGAGTAAAGTCCAACTCCGAGCCAGAGACAACGTCCGAGTGCTGATCTGCATCGAATCTTTGTGCCACCGATACAC GTCTTTGGAAGTCATTGCTGGTCTGGAAAGCAACAGCAAGATCTTCACTATCTACGTCCATGGCTTACTGCAGCTGCAG GCTGGCCAGTATACCTCCATATTTGTGGACAACAGCGCTGGAGCTCCCATCACCATCCAGAATGGATCTGATTTCATGGGCATGTTAATGGGTGCATAG